A portion of the Flavobacterium limnophilum genome contains these proteins:
- a CDS encoding type III pantothenate kinase produces the protein MILAIDVGNTRIKAAVFEGTTVLDNFVFLKTELEKNIQNILKKHEKLTHLVVSSVSDVEKQAFSAFENLVKVHFVSHNDPFPFVNCYETPQTLGIDRMVNAAGATLQFPNQNRLVIDAGTCVTYDFIDESNNYQGGAISPGLGLRYAALHNFTAKLPLLELEKPEHFMGKSTSKSIHSGVVNGLVYEIDGFIDEYKALCPKFIIILTGGDTVFLAKRLKNTIFANSNFLLESLNQLFQYKIKND, from the coding sequence ATGATTCTAGCGATTGATGTTGGGAATACCAGAATTAAAGCGGCTGTATTTGAGGGTACTACCGTTTTGGATAACTTTGTTTTCTTGAAAACGGAACTTGAAAAAAATATTCAAAATATTTTAAAAAAACATGAAAAACTAACCCATTTGGTGGTTTCTTCGGTTTCGGATGTAGAAAAACAAGCTTTTTCAGCCTTCGAAAACCTCGTAAAAGTTCATTTTGTTTCGCACAATGATCCATTTCCGTTTGTTAACTGCTATGAAACCCCTCAAACTTTAGGAATTGACAGAATGGTGAATGCCGCTGGAGCAACTTTGCAGTTTCCAAACCAGAATCGGCTGGTTATTGATGCAGGAACTTGTGTTACCTATGATTTTATCGATGAATCCAACAATTATCAAGGTGGAGCGATTTCGCCAGGTTTGGGTTTGCGCTATGCTGCCTTGCATAATTTCACGGCAAAACTTCCGTTGCTGGAATTGGAAAAACCAGAACATTTTATGGGGAAATCCACTTCAAAATCGATTCATTCCGGTGTCGTAAATGGACTGGTCTATGAAATTGACGGTTTTATCGATGAATATAAGGCATTGTGTCCAAAATTTATAATAATTTTAACGGGTGGAGACACAGTTTTTTTGGCTAAACGATTAAAAAATACCATATTTGCCAATTCAAATTTCCTTCTCGAAAGTTTGAACCAACTATTTCAATATAAAATCAAAAATGATTAA